In Raphanus sativus cultivar WK10039 chromosome 5, ASM80110v3, whole genome shotgun sequence, the following proteins share a genomic window:
- the LOC108856436 gene encoding chlorophyll a-b binding protein CP29.2, chloroplastic: MAATSTAAAASSIMGTRVVSDINSGSGRFTARFGFGTKKAAAPKKAKTVFSDRPLWFPGAKSPEYLDGSLVGDYGFDPFGLGKPAEYLQFDLDSLDQNLAKNIAGDVIGTRTEAVDPKSTPFQPYSEVFGIQRFRECELIHGRWAMLATLGALSVEWLTGVTWQDAGKVELVDGSSYLGQPLPFSISTLIWIEVLVIGYIEFQRNAELDSEKRLYPGGKFFDPLGLASDPEKKAQLQLAEIKHARLAMVAFLGFAVQAAATGKGPLNNWATHLSDPLHTTIIDTFSSS, translated from the exons ATGGCCGCCACTTCAACAGCCGCTGCTGCTTCTTCTATCATGGGTACTCGGGTGGTTTCCGACATCAACTCCGGTTCAGGCCGGTTCACAGCCCGGTTTGGATTCGGGACCAAGAAAGCAGCCGCTCCCAAGAAGGCTAAGACGGTTTTCTCAGACCGGCCTCTGTGGTTCCCGGGCGCGAAATCCCCCGAGTATCTGGACGGTTCGCTGGTCGGAGACTACGGCTTCGACCCTTTCGGTTTAGGTAAACCGGCTGAGTATCTCCAGTTCGATCTCGACTCTCTGGACCAGAACTTAGCCAAGAACATAGCCGGAGACGTGATCGGGACACGTACGGAGGCCGTTGACCCCAAGTCGACGCCGTTTCAGCCTTACAGCGAGGTATTTGGGATCCAGAGGTTCAGAGAGTGTGAGCTGATCCATGGGAGATGGGCTATGCTTGCAACTCTCGGTGCTCTCTCCGTCGAATGGCTCACCGGTGTTACTTGGCAAGACGCTGGAAAG GTAGAGCTAGTGGATGGATCGTCCTATTTAGGACAGCCACTACCGTTCTCGATCTCGACACTGATTTGGATCGAAGTGTTGGTGATTGGTTACATCGAGTTCCAAAGAAACGCTGAGCTGGACTCGGAGAAGCGTTTGTATCCAGGAGGCAAGTTTTTCGACCCGCTGGGTCTAGCTTCTGACCCGGAGAAGAAGGCTCAGCTTCAGTTGGCTGAGATCAAACACGCTCGTTTAGCCATGGTTGCCTTCTTGGGATTTGCGGTTCAGGCGGCTGCAACGGGTAAAGGACCGCTCAACAACTGGGCGACTCACCTTAGTGACCCGCTTCACACCACCATCATCGACACCTTCTCGTCCTCTTGA
- the LOC108862285 gene encoding importin subunit beta-1, whose amino-acid sequence MAMEITQFLLAAQSADARVRTEAEGSLKQFQEQNLPQFLLSLSFELANNDKPSESRRLAGILLKNSLDAKDSGRKELLVKQWCAIDLALKSQIKELLLRTLGSSVPEARHTSAQVVAKVASIEVPQKQWPELVGSLLSNMTQQESPAHLKQSTLETLGYVCEEISHHDLVQDEVNSVLTAVVQGMNQAGNNAEVRLAATKALLNALDFSQTNFENEMERNYIMKMVCETACAEEEVIRQAAFECLVSIASTYYEVLEQYMQTLFELTAKAVKGDEESVALQAVEFWSTICDEEIDRQEYDTPDTGDSSPPHSGFIEKALPHLVPMLLETLEKQDEDQDHEDDVWNISMAGGTCLGLVARTVGDGIVPLVMPFVEVNIRKPNWRSREAATYAFGSILEGPTIDKLAPMVAAGLEFLLTATKDDNNHVRDTTAWTLSRIFEFLHTPDSGFSVISPQNLPKIVGVLLESMKDVPNVAEKVCGAIYNLAQGYEDAGASSSLLSPYLTEIIQHLLSAAERTDGAESKLRSASYETLNEVVRCSNLLEAAGIIGQLLPVIMGKLGQTMDLQVVSTEDREKQAELQASLCGVIQVIIQKLSSKDETKPIIMQNADHIMMLFLRVFGCHSSSVHEEAMLAIGALAYATGSEFAKYMPELFKYLQTGLQNFEEYQVCSITVGVVGDICRALDDKILPFCDQIMSLLIQNLQSEALHRSVKPPIFSCFGDIALAIGGQFERYVATAIQIMQGAAHVCAQMDTLDEELMDYGNQLRRSIFEAYSGILQGFKDAKAELMVPYAQHLLQFVELVSKDSLRDESVTKAAVAALGDLADVVGDKTKPLFSNFTFCGEFLNECLDSEDEDLKDTARWTQGMIARLMVA is encoded by the exons ATGGCGATGGAGATCACTCAGTTCCTACTCGCTGCCCAGTCAGCCGATGCGAGAGTCCGTACCGAGGCAGAGGGAAGCCTCAAGCAGTTCCAGGAGCAGAACCTGCCGCAGTTTCTGCTGTCCCTCTCTTTCGAGCTCGCCAACAACGACAAGCCTTCCGAGTCCCGTCGGCTCGCTGGTATCTTGCTCAAGAACTCTCTAGACGCCAAGGACTCTGGGAGAAAAGAGCTTCTGGTGAAACAGTGGTGCGCGATTGACCTAGCTCTCAAGTCCCAGATCAAGGAGCTGTTGCTGAGGACTCTCGGTTCTTCTGTCCCTGAAGCGAGGCATACTTCGGCTCAGGTCGTTGCGAAGGTGGCCTCCATTGAGGTTCCTCAGAAGCAGTGGCCTGAGCTCGTGGGATCGCTGCTCAGCAATATGACGCAGCAGGAGAGTCCCGCGCACTTGAAGCAGTCGACTTTGGAGACTCTGGGCTATGTCTGTGAGGAGATATCGCATCATGATCTGGTGCAGGATGAGGTGAACTCTGTTCTGACAGCGGTTGTGCAGGGGATGAACCAGGCTGGAAATAATGCTGAAGTTCGTCTTGCGGCGACGAAGGCGTTGCTGAATGCGTTGGATTTTTCTCAGACCAATTTCGAGAATGAGATGGAGAGGAATTACATCATGAAGATGGTGTGCGAGACGGCTTGTGCTGAGGAGGAGGTGATCAGGCAAGCTGCTTTTGAGTGCCTTGTCTCCATTGCATCGACGTACTACGAGGTTCTGGAGCAGTACATGCAAACGCTCTTTGAGTTGACAGCAAAGGCTGTAAAGGGAGATGAAGAGAGCGTTGCTTTGCAAGCAGTTGAGTTCTGGAGTACTATCTGCGATGAAGAGATTGACCGTCAAGAGTATGACACTCCTGATACTGGTGACTCATCTCCTCCCCATTCAGGTTTCATTGAGAAGGCTCTTCCCCATTTGGTTCCCATGTTGCTAGAAACTCTGGAGAAGCAGGACGAAGATCAGGATCATGAAGATGATGTCTGGAACATCTCTATGGCTGGTGGAACATGCCTCGGCCTTGTTGCTAGAACGGTTGGTGATGGTATAGTCCCGCTGGTGATGCCTTTTGTTGAAGTCAACATAAGGAAGCCAAACTGGCGAAGCAGGGAGGCTGCAACTTATGCCTTTGGATCAATTTTGGAGGGCCCAACAATTGATAAGCTTGCCCCGATGGTTGCTGCTGGCTTGGAATTTCTCCTTACTGCAACCAAGGATGATAATAACCACGTCAGGGACACAACTGCTTGGACTCTGAGCCGTATCTTTGAGTTTTTGCACACCCCAGACAGTGGCTTCTCTGTTATCTCACCCCAAAACCTCCCTAAAATTGTGGGTGTACTACTGGAATCGATGAAAGATGTGCCAAATGTGGCTGAGAAGGTCTGTGGAGCGATATACAACCTTGCCCAGGGATATGAAGACGCTGGAGCAAgttcatctcttctctctcccTATCTTACAGAAATCATCCAGCATCTGCTTTCTGCTGCTGAGCGTACAGATGGTGCAGAGTCTAAGCTAAGATCTGCTTCATATGAAACCTTGAACGAGGTTGTCCGTTGTTCCAACCTTTTAGAGGCCGCAGGCATCATAGGGCAGCTCCTCCCTGTCATCATGGGGAAATTAGGTCAGACAATGGATCTCCAGGTAGTATCAACTGAGGACCGTGAGAAGCAAGCGGAACTCCAGGCTTCTCTCTGTGGTGTCATCCAGGTCATAATCCAGAAGCTGAGTAGCAAGGATGAGACGAAACCCATCATAATGCAGAACGCAGATCATATCATGATGCTGTTCCTCAGAGTGTTTGGATGCCACAGTTCAAGCGTccatgaagaagcaatgcttgcAATCGGTGCTCTTGCGTATGCGACTGGATCTGAGTTTGCAAAATACATGCCTGAGCTCTTCAAATATCTCCAGACTGGTCTGCAGAATTTCGAGGAGTACCAAGTCTGCTCGATCACCGTAGGAGTGGTTGGTGACATTTGCCGTGCTCTGGATGACAAAATCCTACCGTTCTGTGATCAGATCATGTCTCTCCTAATCCAGAACCTTCAAAGTGAAGCACTCCACAGGTCGGTGAAACCTCCAATATTCTCATGTTTTGGAGACATTGCTCTGGCGATTGGTGGGCAGTTTGAGAGGTATGTGGCTACAGCTATTCAGATCATGCAAGGGGCTGCTCATGTATGTGCTCAGATGGACACCCTCGACGAGGAGCTTATGGATTATGGAAACCAACTCAGGAGAAGCATCTTTGAGGCTTACTCTGGGATACTACAAGGGTTCAAGGACGCCAAGGCTGAGCTCATGGTGCCCTACGCTCAACATCTCTTGCAGTTTGTCGAACTTGTTTCCAAAGACTCCCTCAG GGATGAGAGCGTGACGAAAGCAGCGGTGGCAGCATTGGGTGATCTTGCGGATGTTGTTGGAGACAAGACGAAGCCTTTGTTCAGCAACTTCACCTTCTGCGGGGAGTTCCTCAATGAATGTCTCGACTCAGAGGATGAAGACCTCAAGGACACTGCACGCTGGACTCAAGGGATGATCGCAAGGCTCATGGTCGCATAG
- the LOC108861987 gene encoding regulatory-associated protein of TOR 1: MALGDLMVSRFSQSSVSLASNHLYEKDSEATTSSIHGNGAEEERDATSAATSMAYLPQTLVLCQVRHNASEASPPLGTTSDGIVFAPKWRLKERMKTGCVALVLCLNITVDPPDVIKISPCARIEAWIDPFSMAPPKALEAIGKNLSTQYERWQPRARYKVQLDPTHDEVRKLCLTCRKYAKTERVLFHYNGHGVPKPTANGEIWVFNKHYTQYIPLPIGELDSWLKTPSIYVFDCSAARIILNAFAELHDWGSSGSSGSSRDCILLAACDVHETLPQSVEFPADVFTSCLTTPIKMALKWFCRRSLLKEIIDESLIDLIPGRQNDRKTLLGELNWIFTAVTDTIAWNVLPHELFQRLFRQDLLVASLFRNFLLAERIMRSANCNPISHPMLPPTHQHHMWDAWDMAAEICLSRLPELVRDPNTEFEPSPFFTEQLTAFEVWLDHGSEHKKPPEQLPIVLQVLLSQCHRYRALVLLGRFLDMGSWAVDLALSVGIFPYVLKLLQTTTNELRQILVFIWTKILALDKSCQIDLVKDGGHTYFVRFLDSLDAIPDQRAMAAFVLSVIVDGHRRGQEACLEANLIGVCLGHLELSRPSDSQQEKFLQWLCLCLGKLWEDFVEAQIVAREANAFKKLAPLLSEPQPEVRAAAVFALGTLLDIGFGSSKSSLEDEFDDDEKIRAEEAIIRSLLDVVSDGSPLVRSEVAVALARFAFGHKKHLKLAAASYWKPQSSSLLTSLPSIAKFHEAGSATLVSLHISPLTRASTESQPVGREARISSSPLGSSGLMQGSPLSDDGIMHDSVSNGAVHQQRLFDNAVYSQCVRSMFALAKDPSPRIASLGRRVLSIIGIEQVVAKPSKPTGRLGEAATTSNTPLAGLSRSSSWFDMHAGNMPLSFRTPPVSPPRTNYLPGLRRVCSLEFRPHLLSSPDSGLADPFLGASGSERSLLPLSTIYNWSCGYFSKPLLSEADASPEIDTKREEKEKFALEQIAKCQHSSISKLNNNPIANWDTRFETGTKTALLHPFSPIVVAADENERIRVWNYEDATLLNGFDNHDFPDKGISKLCLVNELDDSLLLVASCDGSVRIWENYATKGKQKLVTGFSSIQGHKPGARDLNAVVDWQQQSGCLYASGEVSTVELWDLEREQLVRSIPSESECGVTALSASQVHGSQLVAGFADGSLRLYDVRSPEPLVLATRPHQKVERVVGLSFQPGLDPSKVVSASQAGDIQFLDLRTSRDTYLTIDAHRGSLTALAVHRHAPIIASGSAKQLIKVFSLEGEQLGRILYYPTFMGQKIGSVSCLAFHPYEVLLAAGAVDSLVSLYTHDNSQAR; this comes from the exons ATGGCATTAGGAGACTTGATGGTATCTCGGTTCTCTCAATCCTCCGTTTCTCTGGCCTCCAATCACCTCTACGAGAAAGATTCAGAGGCTACTACGAGCAGTATCCACGGAAATGGCGCCGAGGAGGAGAGAGACGCCACATCCGCCGCCACCAGTATGGCCTACTTGCCTCAGACTCTCGTCCTCTGCCAAGTTAGGCACAACGCGTCCGAGGCTTCTCCTCCCTTGGGGACGACTTCCGACGGCATTGTATTCGCTCCCAAATGGCGGCTCAAAGAGCGA ATGAAAACAGGATGTGTAGCTTTAGTTCTGTGTTTGAACATTACTGTTGATCCGCCGGATGTTATAAAGATATCTCCGTGTGCTAGAATCGAGGCTTGGATAG ACCCATTTTCCATGGCCCCGCCAAAAGCTCTCGAGGCTATTGGAAAAAATCTGAGTACTCAGTATGAGAGATGGCAACCGAGG GCACGATATAAGGTTCAGTTAGATCCGACGCACGATGAAGTTAGGAAGCTGTGCTTGACTTGTCGGAAATATGCAAAGACCGAGAGAGTTCTATTCCATTATAATGGGCATGGTGTGCCAAAGCCTACAGCTAATGGTGAAATTTGGGTATTCAACAAG CATTATACGCAGTACATTCCTTTGCCAATCGGTGAGCTTGATTCCTGGTTGAAGACACCGTCCATCTACGTTTTTGACTGCTCGGCTGCTAGGATAATTCTTAATGCCTTTGCTGAG CTTCATGATTGGGGTTCTTCTGGTTCCTCTGGATCCTCAAGGGACTGCATTCTACTTGCTGCTTGTGATGTACATGAGACACTTCCTCAGAGCGTTGAATTTCCAGCTGATGTTTTTACTTCTTGCCTCACCACACCCATCAAAATGGCGTTGAAATG GTTTTGTAGGCGTTCTCTCTTGAAAGAAATCATCGATGAATCACTTATTGACTTGATTCCAGGCCGCCAAAATGACCGTAAGACATTGTTAGGGGAGTTGAACTGGATTTTCACAGCAGTGACGGATACAATTGCATGGAATGTGCTTCCTCATG AACTTTTCCAGAGATTATTCAGACAGGATTTGTTGGTCGCTAGCCTTTTCCGAAATTTCTTACTTGCTGAGAGAATAATGCGCTCCGCAAACTGTAATCCAATATCTCACCCTATGTTGCCTCCTACGCATCAACATCATATGTG GGATGCATGGGACATGGCTGCTGAAATCTGCCTTTCTCGCCTTCCCGAACTCGTTCGGGACCCAAACACAGAGTTCGAG CCAAGTCCCTTTTTTACTGAGCAACTGACAGCTTTTGAGGTGTGGCTTGATCATGGATCTGAGCATAAGAAGCCACCAGAGCAGTTGCCTATTGTTCTTCAG GTGTTACTTAGCCAATGCCATCGGTATCGTGCTCTTGTACTTCTTGGAAGATTTCTTGATATGGGTTCATGGGCCGTGGATCTG GCTTTGTCTGTTGGAATATTCCCATATGTGCTGAAGCTTCTGCAAACGACAACAAATGAGCTAAGACAGATCCTTGTTTTCATATGGACAAAAATTCTCGCACTTGATAAG TCATGTCAAATTGATCTTGTGAAGGATGGGGGGCATACATATTTCGTAAGGTTTCTAGATAGCTTGGATGCAATTCCAGACCAACGAGCTATGGCTGCTTTTGTTCTATCTGTCATTGTGGACGGGCACCGACGAGGCCAGGAAGCATGTCTTGAAGCTAATTTAATTGGTGTTTGTCTGGGGCACCTTGAACTATCCAGACCAAGTGATTCACAGCAAGAAAAGTTTCTACAGTGGCTTTGTCTTTGTCTTGGAAAGTTATGGGAAGATTTTGTGGAGGCCCAAATCGTGGCTAGGGAGGCAAATGCGTTTAAAAAGTTGGCACCTCTGCTTTCTGAGCCCCAACCTGAG GTAAGGGCTGCTGCTGTTTTTGCCTTGGGTACCTTACTTGATATTGGGTTTGGCTCTAGTAAAAGTTCTTTGGAGGATgaatttgatgatgatgaaaagaTTAGAGCAGAAGAAGCTATTATTAGAAGTCTCTTAGATGTAGTTTCAGATGGGAGTCCACTTGTCCGGTCAGAGGTTGCTGTAG CTCTTGCACGTTTTGCCTTTGGCCACAAAAAGCACCTAAAGTTAGCCGCCGCTTCATATTGGAAGCCTCAGTCAAGCTCTTTGCTTACTTCGCTCCCTTCAATCGCTAAATTCCATGAAGCTGGGAGTGCAACACTTGTTTCTTTACACATCAGTCCTCTGACTAGAGCTAGCACTGAAAGCCAACCAGTTGGTCGTGAGGCTAGGATCTCAAGCAGCCCTCTGGGCTCGTCTGGGCTAATGCAGGGATCTCCACTGTCTGATGATGGAATCATGCATGACAGTGTCAGCAATGGAGCTGTCCATCAGCAAAGACTGTTTGATAACGCTGTTTATTCGCAGTGCGTTCGATCTATGTTTGCATTAGCTAAAGACCCATCTCCACGAATTGCAAGTCTCGGGCGGCGTGTGCTTTCGATCATTGGAATCGAACAAGTTGTTGCGAAACCCTCGAAGCCCACTGGCCGATTAGGGGAAGCTGCAACAACATCTAACACTCCTCTTGCGGGCCTATCTCGTTCATCCTCATGGTTTGATATGCATGCAG GTAATATGCCCTTAAGTTTTAGGACTCCTCCGGTCAGCCCTCCTAGAACAAACTATCTACCTGGACTGAGAAGAGTTTGTTCGTTAGAGTTCAGGCCCCACCTGTTGAGTTCACCAGACTCGGGATTGGCTGATCCGTTTTTAGGCGCCAGTGGATCTGAACGGAGTTTGCTCCCATTATCAACTATCTACAACTGGAGCTGTGGCTACTTTTCTAAACCGCTTCTTTCTGAAGCTGATGCTAGTCCGGAGATAGATaccaaaagagaagagaaagaaaaattcGCACTTGAGCAAATTGCAAAATGCCAGCACTCTT CTATTAGCAAGCTCAACAATAACCCTATTGCCAACTGGGATACGAGGTTTGAAACGGGAACAAAGACAGCTCTCCTTCACCCTTTCTCTCCCATTGTAGTTGCTGCAGACGAGAATGAACGGATCAG AGTCTGGAACTACGAGGACGCAACTCTTCTCAATGGCTTTGACAATCATGATTTTCCTGACAAAGGAATTTCAAAGCTCTGTCTCGTCAATGAACTTGACGACTCTCTGCTACTTGTTGCGTCAT GTGATGGGTCTGTCCGGATATGGGAAAACTATGCAACAAAGGGTAAACAGAAGCTTGTTACGGGGTTTTCTTCAATCCAGGGTCACAAACCCGGTGCACGTGACTTGAACGCTGTTGTGGACTGGCAACAACAGTCTGGCTGCCTG TATGCTTCTGGGGAGGTTTCAACAGTCGAGCTTTGGGACCTTGAGAGAGAACAGCTAGTCAGATCTATTCCCTCTGAGTCAGAGTGCGGAGTTACAGCACTT TCGGCTTCTCAAGTGCACGGGAGTCAACTTGTTGCTGGTTTCGCTGATGGATCTTTGAGACTCTATGATGTTCGGTCGCCTGAACC GCTTGTCCTTGCTACTCGGCCTCATCAGAAAGTTGAAAGGGTGGTTGGACTCAGTTTTCAGCCTGGACTTGATCCCTCAAAG gtggTGAGTGCATCACAGGCCGGTGATATACAGTTCCTTGACCTGAGAACATCAAGGGACACATACCTGACGATTGATGCACACAGGGGTTCACTCACGGCCTTAGCTGTTCACAGACACGCTCCAATAATCGCGAGTGGATCTGCAAAACAGCTAATTAAAGTGTTTAGCCTTGAGGGAGAACAACTAGGAAGAATCCTCTACTACCCGACCTTCATGGGACAGAAGATCGGTTCAGTGAGCTGCCTCGCTTTTCATCCGTACGAGGTTCTTCTTGCAGCTGGAGCTGTGGACTCACTCGTCTCCCTATACACCCACGACAACTCGCAAGCACGGTGA
- the LOC108860207 gene encoding LOW QUALITY PROTEIN: rhodanese-like domain-containing protein 10 (The sequence of the model RefSeq protein was modified relative to this genomic sequence to represent the inferred CDS: inserted 1 base in 1 codon), with the protein MTTLLLPQPNRIHKPPLVPNQRLRKPYRLPVISAVSGQQLVTSGEVRTVEPREAKTLVSSEGYVLLDVRPAWEREKAHVKGSLHVPLFVEDPDNGPITLLKKWIHLGYIGLWTGQRFTMFNDQFTLRVVEAFPDKXVLVACGEGLRSLMAISKLHREGYKSLGWLTGGFNRANEGDFLEVEGPEELKFATIGGASYYFLKLLVLLQSFGKENR; encoded by the exons ATGACGacacttcttcttcctcaaccaAACCGTATCCACAAGCCACCACTAGTACCAAACCAACGCCTCAGAAAACCGTACAGATTACCAGTGATCTCCGCCGTATCCGGTCAGCAGCTAGTAACTTCCGGCGAGGTCCGGACGGTGGAGCCGAGAGAAGCGAAAACATTGGTATCGTCGGAGGGATACGTGCTGTTAGACGTGCGGCCAGCTTGGGAAAGAGAAAAGGCACATGTGAAAGGATCACTACACGTGCCACTGTTCGTGGAGGATCCAGACAATGGGCCGATCACGCTGCTGAAGAAGTGGATCCATTTGGGATATATTGGGCTTTGGACGGGCCAGAGATTCACCATGTTTAATGACCAGTTTACCCTCCGTGTTGTAGAGGCTTTCCCGGACA AAGTGCTTGTCGCGTGCGGTGAAGGACTCAG GTCATTGATGGCGATATCTAAGCTGCACAGAGAAGGTTACAAAAGCTTAGGATGGTTAACCGGAGGGTTTAACAGAGCAAACGAAGGAGATTTTCTAGAGGTCGAAGGACCAGAAGAGCTTAAGTTTGCAACTATAGGTGGCGCATCATACTATTTCCTCAAATTACTTGTATTGTTGCAGAGCTTTGGCAAAGAGAACCGTTGA
- the LOC108861988 gene encoding UDP-arabinopyranose mutase 3 has protein sequence MAQLYSSMKPTPVLKDELDIVIPTIRNLDFLEMWRPFFEQYHLIIVQDGDPSRTINIPKGFDYELYNRNDINRILGPKSSCISFKDSACRCFGYMVSKKKYIYTIDDDCFVAKDPSGKEINALEQHIKNLLSPSTPHFFNTLYDPYGDGADFVRGYPFSMREGAITAVSHGLWLNIPDYDAPTQLVKPLERNSRYVDAVMTIPKGTLLPMCGMNLAFDRELIGPAMYFGLMGDGQPIGRYDDMWAGWCVKVICDHMGWGVKTGLPYIWHSKASNPFVNLRKEYNGIFWQEEAVPFFQSVTLPKECDSVQRCYTELAKLVKEKLGKVDPYFIKLADGMVTWIEAWDELNAPNSKKRGH, from the exons ATGGCGCAATTGTATTCTTCAATGAAACCCACCCCAGTGCTGAAAGATGAGCTAGACATCGTGATACCCACGATTCGAAACCTAGACTTCCTCGAGATGTGGCGACCGTTCTTCGAACAATACCATCTGATCATCGTTCAAGATGGCGATCCTTCAAGAACCATCAACATTCCAAAAGGGTTTGACTACGAGCTCTACAACAGGAACGACATCAACAGAATCTTGGGTCCCAAGTCTTCTTGCATTTCCTTCAAAGACTCTGCTTGTCGCTGCTTTGGTTACATGGTCTCCAAAAAGAAGTACATCTACACCATTGATGATGATTGCTTT GTTGCAAAGGATCCATCTGGGAAAGAGATCAATGCACTTGAGCAGCATATCAAGAACCTCTTATCCCCATCAACTCCACATTTCTTTAACACACTCTATGATCCATACGGTGATGGTGCAGACTTTGTTCGTGGATACCCTTTCAGTATGCGTGAAGGTGCCATAACCGCGGTCTCTCATGGCCTCTGGCTTAACATCCCTGACTATGATGCTCCCACTCAGCTTGTGAAACCTCTTGAAAGAAACTC CAGGTATGTTGATGCGGTCATGACTATTCCTAAAGGAACCCTCTTGCCTATGTGCGGTATGAACCTTGCTTTTGATCGAGAGCTGATTGGTCCAGCTATGTATTTTGGACTCATGGGTGATGGGCAGCCGATAGGACGCTACGATGACATGTGGGCTGGTTGGTGTGTCAAG GTGATATGTGACCACATGGGATGGGGAGTGAAGACGGGTTTGCCTTACATATGGCACAGCAAAGCGAGCAACCCATTCGTTAACCTAAGAAAGGAATACAACGGAATCTTTTGGCAGGAAGAGGCCGTACCTTTCTTTCAATCAGTGACTCTTCCTAAAGAATGTGATTCAGTGCAGCGATGCTACACCGAGCTAGCTAAGCTCGTGAAAGAGAAGCTCGGGAAGGTTGATCCTTACTTCATCAAGCTCGCTGATGGAATGGTCACCTGGATCGAAGCTTGGGATGAGCTTAATGCTCCAAACAGCAAAAAAAGAGGTCACTGA
- the LOC108836213 gene encoding LOW QUALITY PROTEIN: uncharacterized protein LOC108836213 (The sequence of the model RefSeq protein was modified relative to this genomic sequence to represent the inferred CDS: deleted 2 bases in 1 codon) produces MDVDYYKVLLVDRDAKDEDLKKAYHKQKLAMKWHPDKNPNSKKEAEAKFMQIAEAYDVLSDTQKRAIYDQYGEDGLNIQAPPPPPPGGWVVKDFLSQFYSCSRPFGDSPFPFAEELLSSYK; encoded by the exons ATGGATGTCGACTATTACAAGGTTCTTCTAGTTGATCGGGACGCGAAGGATGAAGATTTGAAGAAAGCTTATCACAAACAG AAACTCGCCATGAAGTGGCATCCCGACAAGAACCCTAACAGCAAAAAAGAAGCCGAAGCCAAATTCATGCAGATCGCCGAAGCTTACGAT GTTCTGAGCGACACTCAAAAGCGAGCCATCTACGATCAGTACGGAGAAGATGGCTTAAATATCCAGGCTCCGCCTCCTCCGCCCCCCGGCGGTTGGGTGGTTAAAGACTTCCTCTCGCAGTTCTATAGCTGCTCAAGACCCTTTGGTGACTCACCGTTCCCGTTCGCTGAGGAATTGTTGTCTTCTTATAAATAA
- the LOC108861989 gene encoding uncharacterized protein At5g01610: protein MDQILNKVGSYWLGKKANKQLDSVGDDINSLSTSIEGGTKWLVNKIKGKMQKPLPELLKEFGLPIGIFPRDATNYEFNEQTRKLTVFIPTVCEVGYKDSSVLRFTTTVTGFLEKGKLADVEGMKTKVMIWVKVTSVSADSSKVHFTAGMKKSRSRDAYEVLRDGVEIDKF, encoded by the exons ATGGATCAGATCTTGAACAAGGTGGGATCGTACTGGCTAGGGAAGAAGGCGAACAAGCAGCTCGATTCCGTCGGTGACGATATCAAC tCTCTGTCTACGAGCATCGAAGGAGGAACAAAATGGTTAGTGAACAAAATCAAAG GGAAAATGCAGAAGCCATTACCCGAGTTACTAAAGGAGTTCGGTTTACCTATTGGGATCTTTCCACGCGACGCAACCAACTACGAGTTCAACGAGCAGACGAGGAAACTCACCGTCTTTATCCCAACGGTCTGCGAAGTCGGCTACAAAGACTCGTCGGTCTTGAGGTTCACCACGACGGTCACGGGGTTCTTGGAGAAAGGGAAGCTAGCCGATGTCGAAGGGATGAAAACAAAAGTAATGATTTGGGTGAAAGTCACGAGCGTCTCTGCTGACTCTTCCAAGGTGCATTTCACTGCAGGGATGAAGAAAAGCAGAAGCCGTGATGCTTATGAGGTTTTGAGAGATGGCGTTGAGATTGATAAATTCTAA